A stretch of the Candidatus Nealsonbacteria bacterium genome encodes the following:
- a CDS encoding redoxin domain-containing protein → MKKPIKSPDGQEGTAFFPLVGKTIPDLEFEAFHENRVKKISLSDHKGKWLVLFFYPADFSFICPTELEEAAYYYKEFKKLGAEILSVSTDTVFVHKAWHDNSPAIKKINFPMLADPTGKLCRALGTYIENEGISLRATFIIDPDRIIKAYEVHDNDIGRNIQEILRKLQAAKFVREHKGQVCPVNWKPGKKTLKPGLKLVGKI, encoded by the coding sequence ATGAAAAAACCAATAAAAAGCCCAGATGGACAGGAAGGTACTGCTTTTTTTCCTCTAGTGGGAAAGACCATTCCTGATTTAGAATTTGAAGCATTTCATGAGAATAGAGTTAAAAAGATTAGCCTTTCAGATCATAAGGGTAAATGGTTAGTTCTATTTTTTTATCCAGCCGATTTTTCTTTTATTTGCCCGACAGAATTAGAAGAAGCTGCTTATTATTATAAAGAATTCAAAAAATTGGGAGCTGAAATTTTAAGCGTGAGTACAGATACTGTTTTTGTCCATAAAGCCTGGCATGATAATTCTCCAGCTATTAAAAAAATTAACTTTCCCATGCTGGCTGATCCCACGGGAAAGCTCTGTCGGGCTTTAGGTACTTATATCGAAAACGAAGGAATCTCTTTAAGAGCGACTTTTATCATTGATCCTGATAGAATAATTAAAGCTTATGAAGTACACGACAATGATATTGGTAGAAATATACAAGAAATCTTAAGAAAGCTTCAAGCAGCTAAATTTGTTAGAGAGCATAAAGGCCAGGTTTGTCCAGTCAATTGGAAGCCGGGCAAGAAAACTTTAAAACCAGGCCTTAAATTAGTAGGTAAGATTTAA
- a CDS encoding transcriptional repressor → MVVRAKKPKEQVCRTTCQKQAILGYLKSVTSHPSAEDVYSVIRKKLPRISRATIYRILKDFKRRGEAQEIISKGVAHFDADISSHAHFICLNCDKIFDIFEDICNNCSMLKNKRTKVGKIESYKINFYGYCKNCQNK, encoded by the coding sequence ATGGTGGTCAGAGCAAAGAAACCAAAAGAACAAGTATGCAGAACCACTTGTCAAAAACAAGCTATTTTAGGTTATCTCAAAAGCGTTACAAGTCATCCTTCAGCAGAAGATGTTTACTCGGTGATAAGGAAAAAATTACCGAGAATAAGCCGAGCAACAATTTACAGAATTTTAAAGGACTTCAAAAGAAGAGGAGAAGCTCAAGAAATTATTTCTAAAGGAGTAGCTCATTTTGATGCTGATATTTCTTCTCACGCTCATTTTATATGTTTAAATTGCGATAAGATTTTTGATATCTTTGAAGACATTTGTAACAATTGTTCTATGTTAAAAAATAAAAGAACAAAGGTCGGCAAAATAGAAAGTTATAAAATCAATTTTTATGGTTACTGCAAAAACTGTCAAAACAAATAA
- a CDS encoding DUF3352 domain-containing protein produces MADQKAIDYIKSAREKDGLSNEVIKRNLLSVGWEEEEINEIFQALDGVKDGPVAEFPREEKHRTDLPRVEEPAEKFFREKGFIEKPKKLQFNKKYLIPLIILVVFISLVSASAFVYNQFFRKIDPISLLPQETALYLRVKINPENKQVENFKELLNKFPYYEKFSQKISDGFEILKEKEPNLKHFDFTISDEIIFAIISPFEERMEQFPLIFILPDPDLKKLEKLSKDIQNEIERSGAWKIEKETYRGRIIVRAVPTYQSNLSGPRLEPSTTLTDGHFILATKPEDIKKIIDIAEDQKIINIFRGGKEKNIYSNAAYRKIKKYLPKNYLALFYGELDFSKMMKIPGVIGVVAKTEDFFGPLADSLKAALDLPFFKKKESEESEKIAMAWAIIAEKNELTTETYSLDLRDNIFISSQFSFEESLAGFIPEKIENKEIVFYGEGRNLKSSFEYLEETLTKQMTTEEKREYNDSLKFLRETLGIDIKEDILALFDKNYAFFLASEPTGKETPIVAFILEVDDENKAKGNLLKISISPIPLISLTSPSLPSLSPEQIPQEKIGFKKEIIDGFEIYSLPVYEEFGLNFSIKERKAIFTFTKEGLISTLKSLSDSKQRRLKDSKLFAEQFEKVPKHITGISYSYPYGYLGTFKWVANFILDFYKQRFESALGGGILVFEAEKLQTPISEFLDKGITPYLKVLKSVGSYSYSPESGLSISKGRFIIEELSVKEKETTEEFWENIGGWVEENFGPIFGFPMVPIY; encoded by the coding sequence ATGGCAGACCAAAAAGCTATTGATTATATCAAAAGTGCAAGGGAAAAAGATGGTCTTTCGAATGAAGTGATTAAAAGAAACCTTCTTTCTGTTGGTTGGGAAGAAGAAGAGATTAATGAAATCTTCCAAGCATTAGATGGCGTCAAAGATGGGCCAGTTGCAGAATTTCCAAGGGAAGAAAAGCATAGAACGGATTTGCCTAGAGTAGAAGAGCCGGCAGAGAAATTTTTTAGAGAAAAAGGTTTTATCGAAAAACCAAAGAAACTTCAATTTAATAAAAAATATCTAATACCACTAATAATCTTAGTGGTTTTTATTTCTTTGGTTTCAGCCTCTGCCTTTGTTTACAATCAATTTTTTAGAAAGATTGATCCAATTTCTTTATTGCCCCAAGAGACCGCTCTTTACTTGAGAGTAAAGATTAATCCCGAAAATAAACAGGTCGAAAACTTTAAAGAGCTTTTGAATAAATTTCCTTATTATGAAAAATTCTCTCAGAAAATTAGCGATGGATTTGAAATATTGAAAGAGAAAGAACCAAATCTAAAACATTTTGATTTTACTATTTCAGATGAAATAATATTTGCTATTATTTCTCCTTTCGAAGAAAGAATGGAACAATTTCCTTTAATTTTTATTTTACCCGATCCCGATTTGAAAAAATTAGAAAAGCTGTCAAAAGATATTCAAAACGAGATTGAGAGAAGTGGTGCTTGGAAAATAGAAAAAGAAACTTACAGAGGGAGAATAATCGTTAGGGCAGTGCCTACATATCAATCTAATTTAAGTGGCCCTCGGCTTGAACCCTCCACTACTTTAACCGATGGTCATTTTATTTTAGCCACAAAACCGGAAGATATTAAAAAGATTATTGATATTGCCGAAGATCAAAAGATAATCAATATTTTCAGAGGCGGGAAAGAAAAAAATATTTATTCAAATGCTGCTTATAGAAAAATTAAAAAATATCTACCAAAAAATTATTTAGCTCTTTTCTATGGTGAACTCGATTTCTCAAAAATGATGAAGATACCAGGAGTAATCGGAGTAGTAGCCAAAACAGAAGATTTTTTTGGTCCACTCGCTGATTCTCTGAAAGCAGCCCTGGATTTGCCTTTTTTCAAAAAGAAAGAATCCGAGGAATCTGAAAAAATAGCTATGGCCTGGGCAATAATCGCTGAGAAAAATGAATTAACAACAGAAACATATTCTTTGGATTTAAGAGATAATATTTTTATATCTTCTCAGTTCTCTTTTGAAGAAAGTTTAGCCGGCTTTATTCCGGAAAAAATCGAGAATAAAGAAATTGTTTTTTATGGCGAAGGAAGAAACTTAAAAAGTTCCTTTGAATATTTGGAAGAGACTTTGACCAAACAAATGACAACCGAAGAAAAAAGAGAATATAACGATAGTTTAAAGTTCTTAAGAGAAACTTTAGGCATTGATATAAAAGAAGACATCTTAGCTTTATTTGATAAGAACTATGCCTTCTTTTTAGCTTCTGAACCTACCGGCAAAGAGACGCCAATAGTTGCTTTTATTCTTGAAGTTGATGATGAAAATAAAGCTAAAGGAAATCTTTTAAAAATCAGTATTTCTCCCATTCCTCTTATTTCACTTACTTCTCCCTCTCTTCCTTCTTTATCCCCGGAACAAATTCCTCAAGAAAAAATAGGCTTTAAAAAAGAAATCATTGATGGTTTTGAAATATATTCTCTTCCTGTTTATGAAGAATTTGGCTTAAACTTTTCAATAAAAGAAAGAAAGGCGATATTCACTTTTACTAAAGAAGGATTAATCAGTACTCTTAAAAGCTTAAGTGATTCTAAGCAAAGAAGATTAAAAGACTCTAAGCTTTTTGCTGAACAATTCGAAAAAGTTCCTAAGCACATAACTGGAATTTCTTATTCTTATCCTTATGGATATTTAGGAACATTTAAATGGGTCGCGAATTTTATTCTAGACTTTTATAAACAAAGGTTTGAATCTGCGCTGGGAGGAGGGATTCTTGTTTTCGAGGCCGAAAAACTGCAGACTCCGATTTCCGAATTCTTAGATAAAGGAATTACTCCTTATTTGAAAGTTTTGAAGTCTGTTGGCTCATATTCTTATTCTCCAGAAAGTGGTCTATCCATAAGCAAAGGAAGGTTTATTATTGAAGAATTATCAGTTAAAGAGAAAGAAACAACTGAAGAATTTTGGGAGAATATAGGAGGGTGGGTTGAAGAAAATTTTGGTCCAATTTTTGGTTTTCCTATGGTGCCAATATATTAA
- a CDS encoding class I SAM-dependent methyltransferase: MDFSQLIGTFILGKIFYSVYKKEAERMCQECEPFIKKGAKILDLGCGRGITTETFKNFFQAKIYGADIQDQRIVNFPFKIINGKKLPFPDNSFDVVLINYVLHHTENPLEIIKEAKRVSKNEIIIHEDLEEEGLSRIVCWFHRVTYKISASFQKNPIKFHNEANWEELFNRVGLKTTFKKRTTVKLSWFYPVQNILFVLEK, translated from the coding sequence ATGGATTTTAGTCAACTTATTGGAACATTTATTCTGGGAAAGATATTCTATTCTGTCTACAAAAAAGAGGCAGAGAGAATGTGTCAAGAATGCGAACCTTTCATTAAAAAAGGTGCAAAAATTTTAGATTTAGGTTGTGGGAGAGGTATAACAACCGAAACTTTTAAAAATTTTTTTCAAGCTAAAATATATGGCGCTGATATTCAAGACCAAAGAATAGTTAATTTTCCCTTCAAGATCATAAATGGTAAAAAATTACCCTTCCCAGATAATTCTTTCGATGTAGTTTTAATAAATTATGTTCTCCATCATACTGAAAATCCTTTAGAGATCATAAAAGAAGCGAAAAGAGTCTCTAAAAATGAGATTATCATTCACGAAGACTTAGAAGAAGAAGGATTATCTAGGATTGTTTGTTGGTTCCATAGAGTTACTTATAAAATTTCAGCATCTTTTCAAAAGAATCCCATCAAATTTCATAATGAAGCGAATTGGGAAGAATTGTTTAATCGGGTTGGATTAAAGACTACTTTCAAAAAAAGAACAACAGTAAAGCTTAGTTGGTTTTACCCGGTACAAAATATCCTTTTTGTTTTAGAAAAATAA
- a CDS encoding YbaK/EbsC family protein, with translation MSISKKLQKFLDNNKVKYEPIEHRIVYTAFDKAQTLKIPQKIVGKTLIVKFNPIGKSAASYGVGKNYALVLIPANKNLDKKKLLKIANKWQRCLIPDVKHKIKTVNFVKEAWIKKNLKGVKIGAVPPFGNLWKLPTFIDRSLIKQSKIIVNGGNWNWSIKISPAVFKKAISDFIIGSLSKAR, from the coding sequence ATGTCAATTTCAAAAAAATTGCAAAAATTTTTGGATAATAACAAGGTCAAATACGAACCAATCGAACATCGAATAGTTTATACCGCCTTTGATAAAGCCCAAACCTTAAAGATTCCTCAAAAGATTGTCGGAAAAACTTTAATAGTAAAATTTAACCCCATAGGAAAATCTGCGGCTTCTTACGGCGTAGGCAAGAATTATGCATTAGTCTTGATACCAGCCAACAAAAATTTGGACAAAAAGAAACTATTGAAAATTGCAAATAAATGGCAGAGATGTTTAATACCCGACGTTAAGCATAAAATAAAAACTGTTAATTTTGTTAAGGAGGCCTGGATAAAGAAAAATTTAAAAGGCGTGAAAATCGGCGCTGTTCCACCTTTCGGGAATTTATGGAAATTACCAACCTTTATAGATAGGTCTTTAATAAAACAATCAAAGATTATTGTTAATGGCGGCAATTGGAATTGGTCAATAAAAATTAGCCCAGCTGTCTTTAAGAAGGCAATCAGCGATTTTATTATTGGTAGCTTGAGTAAAGCTCGATAA
- a CDS encoding N-acetyltransferase, with protein MKIRKATFKDIPQIHKIVNSFAAQDLMLPRSLNQLYENIRDFWVCDKNEKVYGCCSLHIIWRDLAEIKSLAVVPSEQNKGIGTKLIETVLKEAESLKIEKIFTLTKLTKFFDRFDFKKVSRKSLPRKIWVECIDCHKFPNHCDEVILVCEL; from the coding sequence ATGAAAATTAGAAAAGCTACCTTTAAAGATATCCCTCAAATTCATAAGATAGTTAATAGTTTTGCTGCCCAGGATTTGATGCTTCCTCGTTCTTTAAACCAGCTCTACGAAAATATTAGAGATTTTTGGGTCTGTGACAAAAATGAAAAAGTTTATGGCTGTTGCAGTCTTCATATAATCTGGAGAGATTTAGCCGAGATAAAGTCTTTAGCAGTTGTCCCGTCAGAGCAAAATAAAGGGATAGGGACAAAGTTAATTGAGACTGTCTTAAAGGAAGCCGAAAGCTTAAAAATTGAAAAAATTTTTACGCTGACTAAATTAACAAAGTTTTTTGATAGGTTTGACTTTAAAAAGGTTTCAAGGAAATCATTGCCTCGAAAAATTTGGGTAGAATGTATTGATTGCCATAAATTTCCCAATCATTGCGATGAAGTCATTTTGGTGTGTGAACTGTAA
- a CDS encoding divalent-cation tolerance protein CutA, whose translation MILIYITCKNKAEAKKIGLALIKRRLTACCNIFPIASIYWWKGKVIKDKEAILIVKTLKRNFQEIEREVKKLHSYTVPCILEIPVREANRKYLSWLKKELLR comes from the coding sequence ATGATTCTTATTTATATCACTTGCAAAAATAAAGCTGAAGCTAAAAAAATTGGATTGGCTTTAATAAAGAGAAGACTGACTGCCTGCTGTAATATTTTTCCGATTGCATCAATCTATTGGTGGAAAGGGAAAGTCATCAAAGACAAAGAAGCGATTTTAATTGTTAAAACTTTAAAAAGGAATTTTCAAGAAATTGAGCGTGAAGTTAAAAAACTCCATAGCTATACTGTCCCTTGTATTCTGGAAATACCCGTAAGAGAAGCTAATCGCAAATATTTAAGCTGGCTCAAGAAAGAGTTACTGAGATGA
- a CDS encoding elongation factor Ts encodes MVSIEKIKQLREETGVSIAECKKALMETRGDIEQAKETLRKWGGELAGKKSKREAKEGTIESYLHPNKKIGVLLNIHSESDFVAKSSEFQGLAHEICLQIAAMKPLYLKVEDIPEEFIHGEKNIYQEQLKNSGKPQKIINEIVEGKLNKYKEEISLLSQAWIKDQNKTIKSLIDEHIAKFGENIIIKKFVRYEI; translated from the coding sequence ATGGTTTCAATTGAGAAAATTAAACAATTAAGAGAAGAGACCGGGGTTTCTATTGCTGAATGCAAGAAAGCCTTAATGGAAACTAGAGGCGATATCGAGCAAGCTAAAGAAACTTTAAGGAAGTGGGGGGGAGAATTGGCCGGCAAGAAATCAAAAAGAGAGGCGAAAGAAGGAACTATCGAAAGCTATTTACATCCCAACAAAAAAATTGGGGTTTTATTAAATATCCATTCTGAATCTGACTTTGTAGCAAAATCATCTGAGTTTCAGGGATTGGCCCATGAGATTTGTCTTCAAATTGCGGCCATGAAACCTCTTTATCTTAAAGTTGAAGACATTCCAGAAGAATTTATTCATGGTGAAAAGAATATATACCAGGAGCAACTAAAGAATTCTGGTAAGCCTCAAAAAATAATCAATGAGATTGTTGAAGGGAAATTAAACAAATACAAAGAAGAAATTTCTCTTCTTTCCCAGGCTTGGATTAAAGATCAAAATAAAACCATCAAGAGTCTTATTGATGAGCATATTGCCAAATTTGGCGAAAATATTATTATTAAAAAATTCGTAAGATACGAAATATAA
- the rpsB gene encoding 30S ribosomal protein S2, with amino-acid sequence MEKIKENSKKTKENPIKDIEKKINLKKKTKENEFKIDPEEMLRAGLQFGHQTSRTHPKMKPYLFGVRSSIHIFDLEKTAEKLKETLGFIQKLILENKTILFVGTKIQAKDLVKEMAAETGFPYVVERWLGGTMTNFKVIKDRVEYFKDLERKKETGELEKYTKKERLEFDKELQKLRIKFEGIKEMSRIPDAIFIVDIKKDALAIEEARKKGLKVIGICDANTDPTLVDYSIPANDDAISSLKYIFGKVKEVILKAKQEVKDREQKAENKEQKTGSKEQEI; translated from the coding sequence ATGGAAAAGATCAAAGAAAATTCAAAAAAGACTAAAGAAAACCCAATAAAAGATATCGAGAAAAAGATAAATCTTAAGAAAAAGACCAAAGAGAATGAATTTAAAATTGATCCCGAAGAGATGCTTCGGGCTGGCTTGCAATTTGGCCACCAGACCTCCAGAACCCATCCCAAAATGAAACCCTATCTATTTGGAGTAAGAAGTTCTATTCATATTTTTGATCTGGAAAAAACAGCAGAAAAACTAAAAGAAACTTTGGGCTTTATTCAAAAGCTGATTCTAGAAAATAAAACCATACTTTTCGTAGGAACAAAAATTCAGGCTAAAGATTTGGTCAAGGAAATGGCAGCCGAAACTGGTTTTCCTTATGTTGTTGAGCGCTGGCTGGGAGGAACTATGACAAATTTTAAAGTGATTAAAGATAGGGTCGAATATTTTAAAGATTTGGAAAGAAAAAAAGAGACAGGAGAACTTGAAAAATATACGAAAAAAGAAAGATTAGAGTTTGATAAAGAACTTCAAAAGCTGAGGATAAAATTTGAAGGAATTAAAGAAATGTCTCGAATTCCAGACGCCATTTTTATTGTGGATATAAAAAAGGATGCTTTAGCCATTGAAGAGGCTAGAAAGAAAGGATTAAAGGTGATTGGAATCTGCGACGCTAATACTGATCCCACTTTAGTTGACTATTCAATTCCTGCCAATGATGACGCTATCTCTTCGCTGAAATACATTTTTGGAAAGGTTAAAGAAGTGATATTAAAGGCAAAGCAAGAAGTAAAGGATAGAGAGCAGAAAGCAGAAAACAAAGAACAAAAAACAGGAAGCAAAGAACAGGAGATTTAA
- a CDS encoding magnesium transporter, producing the protein MENSTPKFIRSSHLKSDMAGVIMLPISKVPVVKTTDTISEIEKNLLKKIENLDTINYIYIVDSEQKLKGVISIKEIFLKSKETVVSEIMDRKLVRVRLRTDQERVALLAVKYNLKAIPVVDKTEKLLGVVSSDIILGILYKEATEDILRLAGVERFNENILDITKQPSRIIILARLPWLLVGLTGGIFAAKILGFFETTLEAQIIFAFFIPVMLYMANAVAIQSQTIFIRSLTLNPELKTTTYFSKEIKIGGFIALVCALLFTLISFFWQTSPFIGVILGLSMFISTTWAVALSIIIPWLLRSFKKDPAIGSGPFSTIANDISTLIIYFSIVSLMTKFFSI; encoded by the coding sequence ATGGAAAACTCAACTCCAAAATTTATAAGGAGCTCTCATCTAAAATCTGACATGGCTGGAGTCATTATGCTCCCTATTTCTAAGGTTCCTGTGGTGAAGACTACCGATACAATCTCTGAGATAGAAAAGAATCTTTTAAAAAAGATAGAAAATTTGGATACCATTAATTATATTTATATTGTAGATAGTGAGCAGAAGTTAAAGGGTGTAATCTCCATCAAAGAAATTTTCCTAAAATCGAAAGAAACTGTAGTTTCAGAAATAATGGATAGAAAATTAGTAAGAGTCCGCCTCCGGACTGATCAAGAAAGAGTTGCCCTCTTGGCCGTCAAATATAATTTAAAGGCAATTCCGGTGGTTGATAAAACCGAAAAATTATTGGGAGTAGTTTCTTCTGATATTATTCTGGGTATTCTGTATAAAGAAGCAACCGAAGATATTTTAAGACTTGCCGGTGTTGAACGGTTTAATGAAAACATACTTGATATTACTAAACAACCGAGCAGAATAATTATTTTAGCTCGACTTCCCTGGCTGCTAGTAGGATTAACGGGCGGTATTTTTGCTGCCAAAATCCTGGGGTTTTTTGAGACAACTTTGGAGGCTCAAATCATTTTCGCTTTCTTCATTCCGGTAATGCTTTATATGGCAAATGCTGTAGCAATTCAAAGTCAGACAATATTTATTAGAAGTCTAACATTGAATCCTGAGTTAAAAACCACAACTTATTTCTCAAAAGAGATCAAGATTGGCGGATTTATTGCCTTAGTATGTGCCTTACTGTTTACCTTAATTTCTTTTTTCTGGCAAACTTCTCCTTTCATCGGAGTTATTTTAGGATTATCAATGTTTATTTCTACTACTTGGGCAGTAGCTCTGTCTATTATTATTCCCTGGCTCTTACGAAGCTTTAAAAAAGACCCGGCAATCGGCTCAGGTCCCTTCAGCACGATTGCCAATGATATTTCAACTCTCATTATTTATTTCAGTATAGTCTCTTTAATGACGAAGTTCTTTTCAATATGA
- a CDS encoding metallopeptidase family protein: MKKEDFEKLVGRALKEMPKEIFERMENVAIVIEKKPSSKQLKKSEIRAGNLLLGLYQGVPKTTWGRGFGNILPDKITIFQESVERLARFENKILGILKNTILHEIAHHFGFDEKAIRTLEKKRKSK, from the coding sequence ATGAAAAAAGAAGATTTCGAAAAATTAGTTGGTCGGGCTCTAAAAGAAATGCCAAAAGAAATTTTTGAGAGAATGGAAAATGTGGCAATTGTTATTGAAAAAAAACCCTCCTCCAAACAACTCAAGAAAAGTGAAATAAGGGCAGGTAATCTTCTTTTGGGATTGTATCAAGGAGTTCCAAAAACTACTTGGGGCCGAGGGTTTGGCAATATTCTGCCAGATAAAATCACTATTTTTCAAGAATCGGTCGAAAGATTAGCCCGTTTTGAAAATAAAATTTTAGGAATTCTCAAAAATACTATTCTCCATGAAATTGCTCATCATTTCGGCTTTGATGAAAAAGCAATAAGGACATTGGAGAAAAAACGAAAGTCGAAATAA
- a CDS encoding ribonuclease HI family protein, giving the protein MKKIIIYIDGGSRGNPGPSAIGAVFCNQKGQKIKEYSEYLGEATNNEAEYKACIFALKKFKALFGKKLAKNTDIEIKSDSELLVKQLSGKYKILDPKIQLLFLEVWNLKLDFKKVNFKSIPRDKNKEADRLVNEALDASKAVQKLL; this is encoded by the coding sequence ATGAAGAAAATAATAATCTATATAGACGGTGGCTCTCGTGGTAATCCTGGGCCCTCAGCTATCGGAGCTGTCTTTTGTAATCAAAAAGGGCAAAAGATTAAAGAATATTCTGAATATTTAGGAGAAGCGACCAATAACGAAGCTGAATACAAGGCTTGTATTTTCGCTTTGAAAAAATTTAAAGCTCTTTTCGGAAAAAAATTAGCTAAAAACACAGACATTGAGATAAAATCAGATTCTGAGCTTTTGGTAAAACAATTATCTGGCAAGTATAAGATTTTAGATCCTAAAATTCAACTCCTTTTTCTGGAGGTCTGGAATCTGAAACTCGATTTTAAAAAAGTGAATTTCAAATCAATTCCAAGAGACAAAAACAAAGAAGCCGACAGATTGGTGAATGAGGCTTTAGACGCTTCAAAAGCCGTTCAAAAATTGCTTTAA
- a CDS encoding glycoside hydrolase family 15 protein has protein sequence MDRESYYGIIGNGETCALISPTGSIDWLCLPTFDGNMIFSKALNQKLGESLYIEILDGEEKILPKEFSQKYIKNTNILVTEIEYRPIKLKITDFMPWKGISETIRDKRYIFRIIELQNKTRRKKSIKISLATEKRGELKEKDYIEGKGFVLGVYIEKNFIELRARKSREVFMALSYGETRSRAEYLLSKVKKVNIKNELEKTEDFWRNWLSRGKRILFKDKEYDGMYYRSLLVCKLLTYHKTGAFLAAPTASFPAASTTAENWDYRFCWLRDSYFISRAFLKTGHYEEVRDLLEFLYSIQGSDGSWLPLYTIEGKRLKKEIIIETGEEIMRIGNAARNQLQLDNEGSVLYLTYLYYLFTKDKRFLREYWRKITRAADWIAQNYRRPENGLWELREREHKKRAQWVYGKVMCYAGIESALRIREILGKRLRPRWERARDSLRGDILKEGWSSQRRSFLQLYDNDSQIDISVLAIEDYGFLDPRHSKMRRTVKLIEEKLVTKGFGVKRFEDASLPFYLPTLWLASHHIRTGNIQKAKKYIDACIRSSTDLYLCAEHFDPIKGEQHGNFPQAFNHSMFVEILLSLKERRYTLGFLNVLNLPLKIFLNFFDKLKSKRRFYLRVKL, from the coding sequence ATGGATCGAGAATCATATTACGGCATTATAGGTAACGGAGAAACTTGCGCCTTAATCTCTCCCACGGGGAGTATTGATTGGCTTTGTTTGCCAACTTTTGACGGCAATATGATTTTTTCTAAAGCCTTGAATCAGAAATTAGGCGAGTCTTTGTATATAGAAATATTAGACGGCGAGGAAAAAATCTTACCCAAAGAGTTTAGTCAGAAATATATTAAGAATACAAATATTTTAGTGACAGAAATAGAATACAGGCCAATAAAGCTAAAGATTACAGATTTTATGCCTTGGAAAGGAATTTCAGAGACTATTCGAGACAAAAGATACATATTCCGGATCATAGAATTACAGAACAAAACGAGGCGGAAAAAGAGCATTAAAATAAGCTTGGCTACAGAAAAGAGGGGAGAGCTGAAAGAGAAAGATTATATTGAAGGCAAGGGTTTTGTTCTTGGAGTTTATATAGAAAAGAATTTTATCGAACTAAGAGCGAGAAAAAGTAGAGAGGTTTTTATGGCGTTGTCTTATGGAGAAACTAGATCTAGGGCAGAATATTTACTTAGTAAGGTTAAAAAAGTTAATATAAAAAACGAACTTGAGAAAACTGAAGATTTTTGGAGAAATTGGTTGTCAAGAGGAAAAAGAATATTGTTCAAAGACAAAGAATATGATGGCATGTATTACCGTTCTTTGTTGGTTTGTAAGCTTTTGACATATCACAAAACAGGAGCTTTTCTGGCCGCTCCCACAGCCTCTTTTCCCGCAGCGTCTACCACGGCCGAAAATTGGGATTATAGATTTTGTTGGCTTCGTGATAGTTATTTTATATCCCGCGCTTTTCTAAAAACAGGCCACTACGAAGAAGTTAGGGATTTGTTAGAATTCTTATATTCTATTCAGGGATCAGATGGTAGTTGGCTGCCACTATATACGATAGAAGGTAAAAGACTTAAAAAAGAGATTATAATAGAAACAGGAGAAGAAATTATGAGGATAGGCAATGCCGCCAGAAATCAACTTCAGCTGGATAATGAAGGCAGCGTTTTATACCTAACATATTTATATTATCTTTTCACCAAAGATAAGAGGTTTCTTCGAGAATACTGGAGAAAGATTACCAGGGCTGCTGATTGGATTGCGCAGAACTACAGGAGACCCGAAAATGGATTATGGGAACTAAGAGAAAGAGAGCACAAAAAGAGAGCCCAATGGGTTTATGGAAAGGTGATGTGTTATGCAGGCATAGAATCTGCATTAAGAATTAGAGAAATTTTAGGAAAAAGGCTAAGACCAAGATGGGAAAGAGCCAGAGATTCTCTTAGGGGCGATATCTTAAAAGAAGGATGGTCAAGTCAAAGAAGGTCCTTTTTACAACTCTATGATAATGATTCCCAGATAGATATCTCTGTCCTTGCCATAGAAGATTACGGTTTTTTAGATCCGCGTCACTCAAAGATGCGCAGAACAGTAAAATTGATAGAAGAAAAGCTGGTGACCAAGGGGTTTGGGGTAAAGAGATTTGAAGATGCGAGCTTACCTTTCTATCTGCCGACTCTGTGGCTTGCTTCCCATCATATAAGAACAGGAAATATACAAAAAGCAAAAAAATATATAGATGCCTGCATAAGATCAAGCACCGACCTGTATTTATGTGCAGAGCATTTCGATCCCATCAAGGGAGAGCAGCACGGTAACTTCCCTCAGGCTTTTAATCACTCAATGTTTGTAGAAATACTGTTAAGTTTAAAGGAAAGGAGATATACTCTTGGATTTTTGAATGTTCTTAATCTTCCCTTGAAAATATTTTTGAATTTTTTTGATAAACTGAAATCCAAAAGAAGATTTTATCTTCGAGTAAAATTATAA